Genomic DNA from Scatophagus argus isolate fScaArg1 chromosome 15, fScaArg1.pri, whole genome shotgun sequence:
ATATCCCGACAGGGCGAAGAAATGGTGTATCGCTAGTGGGAAGTCAAATGAGCGAAATACCACATTGGAGGCATGAAGTGCTAAATTCTCAAATACAAAGAATCCTGTGGCTGTGAGGACATTGAACCATGACCAGTCTTCTTGTCCCCTGACTTTGTCTCTAGTTAACACTGATTCCTCTGTCAGGGCCCGTAGGCCGGCTACAATACTCTGGACACCAAATACTGCCCGAGTCACTGCAAGGTTCCAGAAAACCTTCTCCTTAGCTAACAGGGAGTTATATGTGCGGGACAGAACTGCAGAAAGGAGGTGGGACAGGAGGAATACTGTTGCATAGAAGGCAAAGCCCAGGCCGACAAGCTGGAGGCGGTAGTCCCATGAAAAGTATTTAGCACTGGGTTGGGGAAGAGGGGTGGTCTGCTGGTCCAGATCCATGGTGTATGAAGTGCAGCTGAGAGGAGTCTTAGCTGCAGGTGGGGATGTAAGCAGAGCCTGGTAGATGCATCGTGAGTCACCTAAAAGGTGCTGAAGGAAAGACACACAGCACGTTACCCACCAAACACGAATCATAAATGCCCAAATCAACAAGCGACAGAAGCAACCAGGCTCAAATCAGTTACACGCTCGACTCTGAAAATGCTATCCGTTCAACATAAACGACATTCATCAACTCGTGTGGCTTAACGGACCTTGAGTCGTGATGAGCTAACATTTCCTGCAAAACTCTATAAAAACAAGGTAACCAGttagacacaaaaatgaaaaaaaaaagtataattgTATCAATTTAAGCCAAACAAAAGGTCAACCGTATAATGAACCTCAACATACAGCAACTGTGTTAgttagcacaaaaaaaaaacaaaacaagacgaCATCAGA
This window encodes:
- the cln8 gene encoding protein CLN8, which translates into the protein MDLDQQTTPLPQPSAKYFSWDYRLQLVGLGFAFYATVFLLSHLLSAVLSRTYNSLLAKEKVFWNLAVTRAVFGVQSIVAGLRALTEESVLTRDKVRGQEDWSWFNVLTATGFFVFENLALHASNVVFRSFDFPLAIHHFFALSGYAGAVVWDSLGHFLPMVTLLLEMSTPFTCISWILLKAGWARTLFWKANQWVMIHTFHCRMVLTYYMWWITLTHWGELSAHVALPQLVLFFTGLALLTFIINPIWTHKKTMQLLNPVDWNFGNKPAPLNGDMQGQSEVSVKPHTS